A single region of the Anaerococcus urinomassiliensis genome encodes:
- a CDS encoding bifunctional metallophosphatase/5'-nucleotidase, translating into MQNKKSKLLFTVAFATAFSVTSLFAGFNPAYAASLTEAEKVEFENSYFNNSVVKKASEMLLKKAPSTTANIKDTLNQQIVESDALLAESKDLIETIRPERANESKTIKDLDQSVFDNQVYQEAIFMLFDLTPKTVESIKGSLTELLNSSIPENNEATNLLYSMRGLKQISIIHYNDTHGRVEENAKNGEIGYAKIKTFYDYKNVNNNALLLDAGDTLHGTIFANIAQGQSVVEAVNKMGLTAMTAGNHDFNYGYKRLLELKDLANYPILGSNVVDENGNQILDGSQIVEINGVKVGIFGLSTPETKTKSSPVNTEGLTFEDPVEVAKMEVENLKSNGADIVVCLSHLGIDEESEDTSTKVADNVDGIDLIIDGHSHSQLDEGKIEKTTLIAQTGAHGYNLGEVTLLVDKDNKVNAKFAKLHPYKKMQHINANQEILDVINKYSEANKDVLSQKVGMTDVDLDGVRGNVRTKETNLGDFIADAMKESIGADITITNGGGIRDSIVKGDITKGDVLTVFPFTNFLVKIEVTGADILAALEHGLTDTPNEAGKFPQIAGMTVKYDSSKEAGSKVTEVLVNGEALDPNKTYSVATNDFMAIGGDGYEMFKGKTRSEERGLISDIFEEAIKANGTIKPGTDGRMTDISK; encoded by the coding sequence ATGCAAAATAAAAAATCAAAATTATTATTTACAGTTGCTTTTGCTACAGCATTTTCCGTTACAAGCTTGTTTGCTGGATTTAATCCTGCTTATGCAGCAAGTTTGACTGAGGCGGAAAAAGTAGAATTTGAAAATTCATACTTTAATAACAGCGTTGTGAAAAAAGCAAGCGAAATGTTACTAAAAAAAGCACCATCTACAACAGCAAATATCAAAGATACTCTTAACCAACAAATCGTAGAATCAGATGCACTTCTTGCAGAAAGTAAAGATTTAATTGAAACTATCAGGCCAGAAAGAGCTAACGAATCCAAAACAATTAAAGATTTGGATCAATCAGTTTTTGATAACCAAGTTTATCAAGAAGCAATATTTATGCTCTTTGACCTAACTCCAAAGACAGTTGAATCTATCAAAGGTTCCCTAACAGAACTATTAAATTCATCTATCCCAGAAAATAACGAAGCTACTAATCTTCTTTATTCTATGCGTGGCTTAAAACAAATCAGCATAATCCACTACAATGACACACACGGCAGAGTAGAAGAAAACGCTAAAAACGGTGAAATCGGCTATGCTAAAATTAAAACTTTCTATGATTACAAAAATGTAAATAATAATGCCCTCCTCCTAGATGCTGGAGATACATTACACGGAACAATTTTTGCAAATATTGCCCAAGGACAAAGTGTTGTTGAAGCAGTTAATAAAATGGGGCTTACAGCTATGACAGCTGGTAACCACGACTTTAACTACGGATACAAGAGACTTTTAGAATTAAAAGACCTTGCTAATTACCCAATCCTTGGCTCTAATGTAGTTGATGAGAATGGCAATCAAATCCTTGACGGCAGCCAAATAGTTGAAATAAATGGTGTAAAAGTTGGTATATTCGGACTTTCCACTCCAGAAACCAAGACAAAGTCTTCTCCAGTAAATACCGAAGGATTGACATTTGAAGATCCAGTAGAAGTTGCAAAAATGGAAGTGGAAAACCTAAAATCTAACGGCGCTGACATAGTTGTTTGCCTATCTCACCTTGGTATAGATGAAGAAAGTGAAGATACATCTACTAAAGTAGCTGACAATGTTGATGGAATTGATTTAATCATAGACGGTCACTCTCACAGCCAACTTGACGAAGGAAAAATCGAAAAAACAACCCTTATTGCACAAACAGGAGCACACGGCTACAACCTTGGTGAAGTGACACTACTTGTAGACAAAGATAATAAAGTCAATGCAAAATTTGCTAAGCTCCATCCTTACAAAAAAATGCAACACATCAATGCTAACCAAGAAATTCTTGATGTAATTAATAAATACAGTGAAGCAAACAAAGATGTATTAAGCCAAAAAGTTGGTATGACAGATGTAGACCTTGACGGTGTTCGTGGCAATGTTAGAACAAAAGAAACTAACTTAGGAGATTTCATCGCTGATGCTATGAAAGAATCAATTGGTGCAGATATTACAATCACAAATGGTGGCGGCATAAGAGATTCAATAGTAAAAGGTGACATTACAAAAGGTGATGTACTTACAGTATTCCCATTCACCAACTTCCTAGTAAAAATCGAGGTTACAGGTGCAGATATCTTAGCTGCCCTAGAACACGGTCTAACAGATACTCCAAACGAAGCTGGTAAGTTCCCACAAATAGCTGGTATGACTGTAAAATATGATTCAAGCAAAGAAGCTGGTAGTAAAGTAACAGAAGTATTAGTTAATGGCGAAGCTCTTGATCCAAACAAAACATACTCAGTTGCAACAAACGACTTTATGGCAATTGGTGGAGATGGATACGAAATGTTTAAAGGTAAAACAAGAAGCGAAGAAAGAGGACTTATCTCTGATATCTTCGAAGAAGCTATCAAGGCAAATGGTACTATAAAGCCTGGCACAGATGGCAGAATGACAGATATAAGCAAATAG
- the pcp gene encoding pyroglutamyl-peptidase I, protein MKILVTGFDPFGGEETNPAIESVKRIDDNIEGAEVIKLEIPTVFHKASDVVEAKIKEVKPDVILSVGQAGGRYGITVERVAINEDDARIEDNEGNQPIDVKIREDGAPAYFASLPIKAMVEEIKKENIPASVSNSAGTFVCNHIMYQDLYLAEKYGDIKAGFIHVPFLTEQVLDKPNTASMSLDDIVRGLNAAIRAIVKYDDKKDLDITGGATH, encoded by the coding sequence ATGAAAATATTAGTAACAGGATTTGATCCATTCGGTGGAGAAGAAACAAATCCAGCAATCGAATCTGTAAAAAGAATAGATGATAATATCGAAGGAGCAGAGGTAATAAAGCTTGAAATACCAACAGTATTTCACAAGGCTAGCGATGTAGTTGAAGCAAAAATCAAAGAAGTAAAACCAGATGTAATCCTTTCAGTTGGCCAAGCTGGCGGAAGATATGGTATAACAGTAGAACGTGTTGCAATCAACGAAGATGATGCTCGTATTGAAGATAACGAAGGCAACCAACCAATAGATGTAAAAATAAGAGAAGATGGTGCTCCAGCATATTTTGCAAGCCTACCAATCAAGGCTATGGTGGAAGAAATTAAAAAGGAAAACATTCCAGCAAGTGTATCAAACTCAGCGGGTACTTTTGTATGTAACCACATTATGTACCAAGACTTATACCTAGCAGAAAAATATGGAGATATAAAAGCAGGATTTATCCACGTACCATTTTTGACAGAACAAGTTTTAGACAAGCCTAACACAGCATCTATGAGCCTAGATGATATTGTAAGAGGTTTAAATGCAGCTATTAGAGCAATTGTAAAATACGATGACAAGAAAGATTTGGATATTACAGGTGGAGCAACACACTAG
- a CDS encoding CapA family protein — translation MKKIKKFIIISFLSIFSFANLNIANAESLETQSQDVKMARLFFAGDVLPHINFDNYARNYGSGEYNYDRPFEKLKDYVAKSDYFMVNCEFTTHPDLEPSGYPTFNSNEDIFRALSDIGVDVITTANNHCMDTGLDGLDYTIEAINKAGIENVGTQKNSTDKNYLIKDINGIKVGILAYAEQLNGFEYLLDSADKLAKVNMIDSVLIRRDISNAIKDGAEFIIIYPHWGVEYQSYPEEYQIELAHDMIDWGADMVIGNHPHVIQPREEYEAKDGRKGIIYYSLGNLVSNQNHNNFDGDYRVEHGLLVDTIIYKGENDTKAKILNTTYHTTWVGTIFDDYGLLNRAYVIDEYLYGQKDDISEDDRYLMGIAESMNYDTMHTIVR, via the coding sequence ATGAAAAAAATTAAAAAATTCATTATTATAAGTTTTCTGAGTATATTTTCATTCGCCAATTTAAACATAGCCAATGCAGAAAGCTTAGAAACACAAAGTCAAGATGTAAAGATGGCTCGTTTATTTTTTGCTGGTGATGTATTACCTCACATTAACTTTGATAATTACGCTAGAAACTATGGATCTGGTGAATATAACTACGATAGGCCTTTTGAAAAGTTAAAAGATTATGTAGCAAAGTCTGATTATTTCATGGTAAATTGCGAATTTACAACTCATCCAGACCTAGAACCTTCAGGATATCCTACATTTAATTCAAATGAGGATATTTTTAGAGCCTTAAGTGATATTGGGGTAGATGTTATAACAACTGCAAATAACCATTGTATGGATACTGGTCTAGATGGTTTGGACTATACAATTGAAGCAATAAATAAAGCTGGTATAGAAAATGTTGGTACACAAAAAAATAGCACAGATAAAAACTATTTGATAAAGGATATAAATGGGATTAAGGTAGGAATACTTGCTTATGCCGAACAATTAAATGGTTTTGAATACTTGCTAGATTCTGCTGATAAACTAGCAAAAGTAAATATGATTGATAGTGTTCTGATAAGAAGAGATATTTCTAATGCTATCAAGGATGGAGCAGAATTCATAATAATTTATCCTCACTGGGGAGTTGAATACCAATCCTACCCTGAAGAGTATCAAATCGAACTTGCCCACGATATGATTGATTGGGGCGCAGATATGGTTATTGGCAACCATCCCCACGTAATCCAACCAAGGGAAGAATATGAGGCTAAGGATGGTAGAAAGGGAATAATTTATTATTCACTAGGTAATCTTGTTTCTAATCAAAATCACAATAATTTTGATGGTGACTATAGGGTAGAGCACGGTCTTTTGGTTGATACAATAATCTATAAAGGAGAAAATGATACAAAAGCAAAGATCTTAAATACTACTTATCACACCACCTGGGTAGGTACGATTTTTGATGATTATGGCCTGCTTAATAGGGCCTATGTGATAGATGAATACCTATATGGGCAAAAGGATGATATTTCAGAAGATGATAGGTATCTGATGGGAATAGCAGAATCCATGAACTATGATACAATGCATACAATTGTAAGATAA
- a CDS encoding tellurite resistance TerB C-terminal domain-containing protein, protein MDFDDIKKVINGMLIDLSKLSKGENKTIKRTIDSSNLKGVIDISLDKEEKIPKENFNEKPLIKDYKYWILKLDRYYKNPAMRVSQVNIASLKTYADLCDILEYHLNKEGTSIARLVSRLRREQFSYDIYYTIYLIAENTVLSFYNPLYNKSAEKSYQIIEDSISKKARYLLEARALELSKNLKKPDKETREYFNLTDNNKVSTWWDKDGLIREKYNISKDEEIAINQISKRNNVLWKNPQVVKLLLDMYLFTLRKIFDNDEIDSNSLIRIMKPYKQSKLALESILIISEKNIREVFTFFNKSNQAKAEENLVEFDGGDLLEFIEKTQKSYIKTIDPNFINKIYEDHLKVNPGKIKDYVNYMERLDLKGKISFMEEISRLDKFPKILEVIVKSDNAEDRIIALFYIYKLDYNKKSHENILFEIIKADNVDDFISLVESRNMDLATYEEIKSLNKNKLKRIEVDINRIDRSRDNLSKTISMVNEFLDDDKPEEDFPEDPKEENLDNGGKYHEILKKILEKGSMSKEEISDFALADQITTNTFLGKINDELFDYIGDQALMIEDDNVIIDPFYVEMIKEYLDGNKN, encoded by the coding sequence ATGGATTTTGATGATATAAAAAAGGTGATTAATGGAATGCTTATTGACCTGAGTAAATTATCTAAGGGAGAAAATAAGACTATTAAAAGAACAATAGATTCATCAAATCTAAAAGGTGTGATTGATATAAGCCTAGATAAGGAAGAAAAAATACCTAAAGAAAATTTCAATGAAAAACCTCTCATCAAAGATTACAAGTATTGGATATTAAAGCTTGACCGATATTACAAAAATCCTGCCATGAGAGTAAGTCAAGTTAATATTGCCTCCTTGAAGACCTATGCTGACTTATGTGATATCTTGGAATATCACTTAAACAAAGAAGGTACAAGCATTGCTAGATTGGTATCAAGGTTAAGGCGTGAGCAATTTTCCTATGATATATATTATACAATTTATCTTATTGCAGAAAACACTGTCTTAAGTTTTTATAACCCTCTTTATAATAAATCTGCAGAAAAATCATATCAAATCATTGAAGATTCCATATCAAAAAAGGCTAGGTATTTGCTTGAAGCCAGAGCACTGGAGCTTTCTAAGAATCTTAAAAAACCTGATAAGGAAACTAGAGAATACTTTAATCTTACTGACAATAATAAGGTTTCAACTTGGTGGGATAAAGATGGGCTTATAAGAGAAAAATATAATATATCAAAAGATGAGGAAATAGCTATCAATCAAATATCTAAGCGCAACAATGTCCTGTGGAAAAATCCTCAAGTTGTGAAACTTCTTCTTGATATGTATTTATTTACTCTAAGGAAAATTTTTGACAATGATGAGATCGATAGCAATAGTCTTATTAGAATTATGAAGCCTTACAAGCAATCAAAGCTTGCCCTAGAAAGTATCCTAATCATAAGTGAGAAAAACATAAGGGAAGTTTTTACTTTCTTTAACAAGAGCAATCAAGCTAAGGCAGAAGAAAACTTAGTGGAATTTGACGGTGGGGACCTCTTAGAATTTATAGAAAAAACTCAAAAATCCTATATAAAAACCATAGACCCTAACTTTATTAACAAGATTTATGAAGATCATCTAAAAGTAAATCCTGGCAAAATAAAAGACTATGTTAATTATATGGAAAGGCTTGATTTAAAAGGGAAAATTTCTTTTATGGAGGAAATATCTAGATTGGATAAATTCCCAAAGATTTTAGAAGTAATTGTAAAATCAGATAATGCAGAAGATAGGATAATTGCCTTATTTTATATATACAAACTTGATTATAATAAAAAATCACACGAAAATATATTATTTGAAATAATAAAAGCTGATAACGTTGACGATTTTATATCCTTGGTAGAGTCAAGAAATATGGATTTAGCCACTTATGAAGAAATAAAATCTCTAAATAAAAACAAATTAAAAAGGATAGAAGTTGATATAAATAGGATTGACAGGTCTAGGGATAATCTTAGTAAAACTATCAGTATGGTCAACGAATTCTTGGATGATGATAAGCCAGAAGAAGATTTTCCAGAAGATCCAAAAGAAGAAAACCTAGATAATGGTGGGAAATACCATGAGATTTTAAAAAAGATTTTAGAAAAAGGCTCTATGAGCAAAGAAGAGATTTCTGACTTTGCTCTAGCTGATCAGATAACTACAAACACCTTCCTAGGAAAGATAAATGATGAACTTTTTGATTATATAGGCGACCAAGCCTTAATGATTGAAGATGATAATGTTATTATTGACCCTTTTTATGTTGAAATGATAAAGGAGTACTTAGATGGCAACAAGAATTAA